The following are encoded together in the Maniola jurtina chromosome 27, ilManJurt1.1, whole genome shotgun sequence genome:
- the LOC123879076 gene encoding uncharacterized protein K02A2.6-like, which translates to MSYKFYTRNQNTNENASEYIAQLRKISSKCNFMELERMLRDRLVCGMKDRRLQYELLKKDNLRYQDVVDAMLAAETAGKDCHMIQSSTNTDSSSISSNTATNTNQSPSVEPMDINAVQTKTNIRLCYRCGDRHGGECRFINATCRFCKKIGHIEKICLLKKKSKKNINFTDEEIPTRLNGIYSMQCETKVAPFVIEVILEGIPVILQVDTGASFSIVNEYTWKKIEHQNRHIILQPVSLTLRTWTDTPVMLLGQTKLQVQYKDIKCTLNVIVAKGCGPNLLGRDWLTPLNIALNINFMSNSDLMNIDKTISKYSDIFRDGLGTFTGDPITIHLKPGATPRFLKARPVPYAIKAKVEKEIDRLVAEGVLQPLSFSEWATPVVPILKKSGDVRLCGDYRSTVNQATESDTYPMPSANEIFATVAGAKFFTTLDLDRAYTQVKVSDSTSKILTLNTCKGLYSVHRLPFGVKALLLMAEKLEDFPCSAHEIASETKKDQTLSRVVHFLQCGWPNKVTDRNLRTYWLHRTELSLQDGCVLLGCRVVIPQPLRQSILSMLHTTHSGIVHTKALARSYVWWPQLNDDINELVSNCTRCLENRHMPPKSSHEWVIPSRPWSRIHIDFAGPFMNKIFFIVVDAFSRWPEVLTVNNTNSTTVIHHLRNLFATHGICETLVSDNGTSFVSSEMKSFLESNKIKHVTSAPYHPATNGLAERMVQTVKEKLRKMDGPWEIKIPNMLLGLRVTPCSTTKKSPSELLMNRRLRTLMDTLHPDNIQHKKVEAQIISNAQQKNRETNVGQRVMYRNYTNGPRWLPGQVVEKGGPSSYRVQAEDGAVLRRHMDQIIKIRNKEETTETHDRTDEEKDNSLEGEIENDPIIEIPSSERWEEILGIPKSAEIDIPGGKIKTKRNSHKKVPYSRPSGSNENIDLNFE; encoded by the exons ATGTCATACAAATTCTATACACGGAACCAGAATACAAATGAGAATGCATCAGAATATATTGCACAGTTGCGTAAGATTAGCTCTAAATGCAATTTTATGGAATTAGAACGGATGTTACGCGACCGACTTGTGTGTGGCATGAAAGATCGTCGTCTACAGtacgaacttttaaaaaaagataaccTTCGTTATCAAGACGTTGTTGATGCCATGCTAGCGGCCGAAACGGCGGGAAAAGACTGTCACATGATCCAGTCCTCTACAAATACAGACAGCAGCAGCATAAGTTCAAACACTGCAACAAATACAAATCAAAGTCCTTCAGTGGAACCCATGGATATTAATGCAGTACAGACCAAGACAAACATACGACTATGTTATCGGTGTGGGGATCGTCATGGTGGTGAATGCAGATTTATTAACGCCACTTGCCGATTCTGCAAGAAAATTGGTCACATTGAGAAGATTTGCTTATTAAAAAAGAAGTCTAAGAAGAACATTAATTTCACGGATGAGGAAATACCTACACGCTTGAATGGTATCTACAGTATGCAATGTGAAACAAAAGTAGCACCATTTGTGATTGAAGTTATATTGGAAGGCATACCTGTAATACTTCAGGTGGACACAGGTGCAAGTTTCTCAATAGTGAATGAATACACTTGGAAGAAGATAGAACATCAAAACCGACACATCATTCTTCAACCAGTATCACTTACTTTACGCACATGGACAGATACGCCTGTCATGTTACTCGGCCAAACTAAGTTACAAGTTCAATACAAAGACATCAAATGTACCTTAAATGTGATTGTAGCAAAAGGGTGCGGTCCCAATCTTCTGGGACGGGACTGGTTGACTCCGTTGAATATTGCactaaacattaattttatgtcaAATAGTGATCTTATGAACATTGACAAGACAATTTCTAAATACAGTGACATCTTCAGAGATGGACTTGGCACATTTACTGGAGATCCTATTACTATACATCTAAAACCTGGTGCTACACctagatttttaaaagctcGTCCTGTACCGTACGCTATCAAAGCTAAAGTTGAAAAGGAGATTGACCGCCTGGTGGCAGAAGGTGTACTACAGCCATTGTCCTTTTCCGAGTGGGCGACACCTGTTGTGCCTATATTGAAGAAGTCAGGAGATGTCCGATTGTGTGGAGATTATCGCAGTACTGTCAACCAAGCTACAGAATCAGACACGTACCCTATGCCATCAGCAAATGAGATATTTGCTACAGTTGCAGGAGCAAAGTTTTTTACAACCTTAGATCTTGATCGAGCATACACTCAAGTAAAAGTTAGTGACAGCACATCaaaaatattaactttaaaCACTTGCAAGGGTCTTTACTCAGTCCATCGGTTACCTTTTGGAGTCAAAGCTT TACTTCTAATGGCAGAAAAACTAGAAGATTTTCCTTGCTCTGCTCATGAGATAGCATCTGAAACTAAAAAGGACCAAACACTCTCACGAGTTGTTCACTTTCTACAGTGTGGATGGCCCAACAAAGTTACAGATAGAAATCTAAGAACCTATTGGCTACATAGAACAGAATTGTCTTTACAAGATGGCTGTGTACTACTAGGATGTCGTGTCGTCATACCACAGCCTCTTCGACAAAGCATCCTAAGCATGCTGCACACCACTCATAGTGGAATTGTTCACACAAAGGCACTGGCCAGGAGTTATGTGTGGTGGCCACAATTGAATGATGACATAAATGAATTAGTCAGCAATTGCACTAGGTGTTTAGAAAATAGACATATGCCTCCAAAATCTTCACACGAGTGGGTCATACCTTCAAGGCCATGGTCTAGAATTCATATAGACTTTGCAGGACcatttatgaataaaatcttttttatagTCGTCGATGCTTTTTCCAGATGGCCAGAAGTTTTAACGGTAAACAACACAAATTCCACAACGGTGATTCACCATTTAAGGAATTTATTTGCTACTCATGGCATATGCGAAACCTTGGTATCTGACAACGGCACTTCTTTTGTATCCAGTGAAATGAAGTCGTTTTTGGAAtccaacaaaataaaacatgtgACGTCCGCACCATACCATCCAGCCACTAATGGTTTGGCAGAACGCATGGTACAGACAGTAAAGGAAAAGTTACGGAAGATGGATGGACCATGGGAAATAAAAATCCCGAACATGTTGTTAGGCCTACGGGTTACTCCATGCTCCACAACAAAGAAAAGTCCTTCCGAACTTTTGATGAATAGACGCCTTCGCACACTCATGGATACGCTACATCCTGATAATATACAACATAAGAAAGTAGAAGCTCAAATCATAAGTAACGCTCAACAGAAAAACAGAGAGACTAATGTGGGACAAAGAGTCATGTACAGAAATTACACAAACGGACCGAGATGGTTACCAGGTCAAGTTGTTGAGAAAGGCGGCCCTTCCAGCTACAGAGTGCAAGCCGAAGATGGTGCAGTTTTAAGGCGTCATATGgatcaaatcattaaaataagaaataaagaGGAAACAACGGAAACTCATGATAGAACTGATGAAGAAAAAGATAATAGTTTAGAAGGAGAGATAGAAAATGATCCTATCATTGAAATACCCAGCTCTGAGAGATGGGAAGAGATATTAGGAATACCTAAATCAGCAGAAATAGACATACCGGGGgggaaaattaaaactaaacgtaATTCCCATAAGAAGGTTCCATATTCTAGGCCAAGTGGTTCTAatgaaaatattgatttgaattttgaatga